In the genome of Opitutia bacterium, one region contains:
- a CDS encoding alpha/beta hydrolase fold domain-containing protein — MAFRPFAFPSPFCRLGFWFALACAADASAGAGAEDNGQNIRVPSYTLPPSPYLSAEARRTLRDGLGPETTSVEQQIRNGEITPLRAAIARDGLRAAEALAARSGVTFVEAELDGVHGFWVRPAVKQRADGKASRAVLLNLPSGGFLVGSAAGMGLAESIPVAAATGFDVFTMDYRQAPEAKFPAASEDVARAYRALLRDHRAAEIGLYGCSAGGLLAAQALVWFQRHELPVPGGIAIMGASADAQWGGDSWSWQKPLRELSTPPSLDEGFYYGGAKFDDPLLSPIASDEALRRFPPTLLLTATRAPELSAAADTHRRLTRVGVDARLHVWDGLGHCFFANPALPESAEAWTVVSGFFAARLSDGK; from the coding sequence ATGGCCTTCCGTCCTTTCGCTTTTCCGTCGCCGTTCTGTCGTTTGGGATTCTGGTTCGCGCTCGCGTGCGCGGCGGACGCGAGCGCCGGAGCCGGCGCAGAGGACAACGGGCAGAACATCCGCGTGCCATCCTACACGTTGCCGCCCTCGCCCTATCTCAGCGCGGAGGCGCGACGGACATTGCGCGACGGACTCGGGCCGGAGACTACCAGCGTCGAGCAGCAGATCCGAAACGGCGAAATCACGCCCTTGCGCGCCGCCATCGCACGCGACGGACTGCGCGCCGCCGAGGCGCTCGCGGCGCGCAGTGGGGTCACGTTCGTTGAAGCGGAACTCGACGGCGTCCACGGGTTTTGGGTGCGTCCGGCGGTGAAGCAACGCGCCGACGGCAAGGCGAGCCGCGCCGTTCTGTTGAACCTGCCGTCGGGTGGATTCCTCGTGGGCAGTGCGGCGGGCATGGGTTTGGCGGAATCGATCCCGGTCGCGGCGGCGACGGGTTTCGATGTGTTCACGATGGACTACCGGCAGGCGCCCGAGGCGAAATTTCCCGCGGCCAGCGAGGATGTGGCGCGTGCCTATCGCGCGCTTTTGCGCGATCATCGGGCGGCGGAGATCGGCCTCTACGGTTGTTCGGCGGGCGGCTTGCTCGCGGCGCAGGCGCTGGTGTGGTTTCAGCGACACGAGCTGCCGGTGCCCGGTGGCATCGCCATCATGGGCGCGTCGGCGGACGCGCAGTGGGGCGGCGACAGCTGGTCGTGGCAGAAGCCGTTGCGCGAGTTGAGCACGCCGCCGTCGCTCGACGAAGGTTTCTACTACGGTGGCGCGAAGTTCGACGATCCGTTGCTTTCGCCCATCGCGTCGGACGAGGCGCTGCGCCGTTTTCCGCCGACGCTGTTGCTCACGGCGACGCGCGCGCCGGAGTTGAGCGCGGCGGCGGATACGCACCGGCGGCTGACGCGCGTCGGTGTCGATGCCCGGCTGCACGTGTGGGACGGGCTGGGTCACTGTTTCTTCGCGAATCCGGCGCTGCCCGAAAGCGCGGAGGCCTGGACGGTGGTGTCGGGTTTTTTCGCGGCCCGGCTCTCCGACGGGAAGTGA
- the nth gene encoding endonuclease III has product MSGGHAGRASGRDFSSKQARADYVAGRLAELYPAPPIPLEHRDAYTLLVAVLLSAQCTDKRVNEVTPHLWRVADNPAAMQHVPVAKIQEIIRPCGLSPRKAKAISGLSRLLIERHGGEVPRTFEELEELPGVGHKTASVVMSQAFGVPAFPVDTHIHRLAQRWKLTSGANVEQTERDLKKLFPREEWNPLHLRIIYYGRDHCTAHGCDGTVCEICGTLFPARTRPVKTRK; this is encoded by the coding sequence ATGAGCGGCGGGCACGCGGGCCGCGCGAGCGGACGGGATTTTTCCTCGAAGCAGGCGCGCGCCGATTACGTCGCGGGGCGTTTGGCGGAGCTCTATCCCGCGCCGCCGATCCCGCTCGAGCATCGCGACGCCTACACGCTGCTCGTCGCCGTGCTGCTTTCGGCGCAGTGCACCGACAAGCGCGTCAACGAGGTGACGCCGCACTTGTGGCGCGTCGCCGACAATCCGGCGGCGATGCAGCACGTGCCGGTGGCGAAAATTCAGGAGATCATCCGGCCGTGCGGGCTCTCGCCGCGGAAGGCGAAGGCGATCAGCGGGCTGTCGCGATTGTTGATCGAGCGACACGGCGGCGAAGTGCCGCGGACCTTCGAGGAGCTGGAGGAATTGCCCGGCGTGGGACACAAGACGGCGTCGGTGGTGATGAGCCAGGCGTTCGGCGTGCCGGCGTTCCCGGTCGACACGCACATCCATCGGCTCGCGCAGCGTTGGAAACTCACGAGCGGCGCGAACGTCGAGCAAACGGAGCGCGATTTGAAAAAGCTGTTTCCGCGCGAGGAGTGGAATCCGCTGCACCTGCGGATCATCTACTACGGCCGCGATCACTGCACGGCGCACGGCTGCGACGGCACGGTGTGCGAGATTTGCGGCACGCTGTTCCCGGCGCGGACGCGGCCGGTGAAGACGCGGAAGTGA
- a CDS encoding energy transducer TonB, with protein sequence MKKNIRTFIVALAALTGITAPAQQLLCVEHKGKIAVVRAVRDGIPQIEVEGKRIKASRGAKAGLLDAKEFLPFFVSVRNVQARSTYLTLHSNGGSGDINNQFEFHATFESPFQLKDVFFVLELQLEAGKYIFYYEVGQLEPRVPRPVQVYVPVSFKLGEGHFQLHLFSEGGELLHSEQPPLFRDQVLDRMVSRRLEGVTDAPLRPFIGPAPEYPRAFFKSKIQGEAVVRFRVTRTGLVLSAEVASATAPEFGESALAAVRLWRFLPPVKAGVAVESKAELPFKFTPPAEAK encoded by the coding sequence GTGAAGAAGAACATCAGGACGTTCATCGTCGCGCTGGCGGCGCTGACCGGCATCACCGCTCCAGCGCAGCAATTGCTGTGCGTGGAGCACAAGGGCAAGATCGCGGTCGTGCGCGCGGTGCGCGACGGCATTCCGCAGATCGAGGTTGAGGGCAAGCGGATCAAGGCTTCGCGCGGCGCGAAGGCGGGGCTGCTCGACGCGAAGGAGTTCCTCCCGTTCTTCGTCTCGGTCCGCAACGTGCAGGCGCGGAGCACCTACCTGACGCTCCACAGCAATGGCGGCAGCGGCGACATCAACAACCAGTTCGAATTCCACGCGACGTTCGAGTCGCCGTTCCAGCTCAAGGACGTGTTCTTCGTGCTCGAGCTGCAGCTCGAGGCGGGGAAATACATCTTCTACTACGAGGTCGGCCAACTCGAGCCGCGCGTCCCGCGCCCCGTGCAGGTTTACGTGCCGGTGAGCTTCAAGCTGGGCGAGGGGCACTTCCAGCTGCACTTGTTTTCCGAGGGCGGCGAGCTGTTGCACTCGGAGCAGCCGCCGTTGTTCCGCGATCAGGTGCTCGATCGGATGGTGAGCCGCCGACTCGAAGGCGTGACCGACGCGCCGCTGCGGCCGTTCATCGGGCCGGCGCCGGAATACCCCCGGGCTTTCTTCAAGAGCAAGATCCAGGGCGAGGCCGTCGTGCGCTTCCGCGTGACGCGCACGGGCCTGGTGCTCAGCGCGGAGGTCGCTTCGGCGACGGCGCCGGAATTCGGCGAGTCCGCGCTCGCGGCGGTGCGGCTGTGGCGCTTCCTGCCGCCGGTGAAGGCCGGCGTCGCGGTGGAGAGCAAGGCGGAGCTGCCGTTCAAGTTCACGCCGCCGGCGGAGGCGAAATGA
- a CDS encoding PEP-CTERM sorting domain-containing protein: MNNRALFAILAFLGLVAPALAQVSLDDFSAAQPTFLGDWSGTPGVGVYSFVGSTDDTMGAEFTGAWNLAGYDALAFTAQIDAGTNTASSFSITLLDSHGESATGTFLVSSFDSANLATVQAALTPSGGFDFANVTSWRLGGGEFLGTATLALTAGQLSAVSAVPEPAAAAALAGLAMLGWVAWRRRAAPMSGHA, from the coding sequence ATGAACAACCGCGCTCTTTTCGCGATCCTCGCTTTCCTCGGCCTCGTTGCCCCGGCACTCGCCCAAGTGTCGCTCGACGATTTTTCCGCCGCCCAGCCCACGTTCCTGGGCGATTGGAGCGGCACGCCGGGGGTCGGAGTATATTCGTTCGTCGGCAGCACCGACGACACCATGGGCGCCGAGTTCACCGGCGCGTGGAATCTCGCGGGCTACGATGCGCTCGCCTTCACCGCGCAGATCGATGCCGGCACCAACACCGCCTCGAGCTTCTCGATCACGCTCCTCGACAGCCACGGCGAGAGCGCCACGGGCACGTTCCTCGTCTCGAGCTTCGACAGTGCGAACCTCGCCACCGTGCAGGCCGCCCTCACTCCGAGCGGCGGTTTCGATTTCGCGAACGTCACGTCATGGCGCCTCGGAGGCGGCGAGTTCCTCGGCACCGCCACGCTGGCGCTGACGGCTGGTCAGCTCAGCGCCGTGTCCGCCGTGCCCGAGCCCGCCGCCGCCGCCGCGTTGGCTGGGCTCGCGATGCTCGGTTGGGTCGCGTGGCGCCGCCGGGCGGCGCCGATGTCCGGGCACGCTTGA
- a CDS encoding immunoglobulin domain-containing protein → MLILRSLRSAAQIALALVASLWFSALAGQAKIGVAYQMQLGNPSNATGTTSDHVHYLIQRDQYAMDYNDTRRVPNWVSWDLTTEDVGGSGRSNFAVDPDLPASFTVVGTGDYSGSGYDRGHMCPSADRTIDAANNKIVFYMTNMVPQTPDNNQGVWANFETYCRTLASQGNELLITCGGSGFTGSTIASGVGIPGYVWKIVLVVPTGSGMAIDRVTSSTRVIAIRIPNIAGVRSDPWTNYVTSIAQIEADTGFTFLTALPSATANVLRTKVDGQTVSGMPVIATHPASQTVALGGAVTFSVTATGDAPLSYQWSKDDVEIPGATGTSLTFNPVQTTDTGSYTVTVTNNVGSTTSSAAVLDITGIPPSITTAPTAQTVSAGTTAIFNVVASGSATLGHQWRKNTQPLSNGGNVSGATSATLTLTNVQSADAALYDVVVTNSVNSATSVAVALQVNAAAPTIVTPPAATSVIAGGTATLTVAARGTTPFTYQWSKDGVTLTDGGNISGAATATLSVGNVSNADLGSYTVTVSNGIGLPTSAAAALTLKTILPGQVAYAGGSYTQNFDTLPGSGTFTLTGAGPHAFDSAPFNAMDLGGWHLAKFGGTGANALFNISTGTSTTGSAYSFGVAGANPVSDRALGTISSNSTISRFGLVLVNTTGRAISQFTLSYIGEQWRNGGNTAAQDLAFEYGVGATSINAGTFTVASALKFTSPTVGSTAAALDGNANANRTAISATVTGLTWGAGQTLVLRWTDANDSGNDHALAIDDFSFSTPDLAPTITLSPNSRNVTVGASATLTVTATGNALTYQWRKGGQPISGNATAATASLTLSSVTLADAGDYDVVVTNSGGSATSTAAAVSVLTVQQNWRNTYFGVTASTGTAADAADPDGDGIANLLEYALGTDPTVAGSAVLPTGTSEGGNFVFRYTRPVATTDLVSIVQKSTDLATWTTISTTIESSNASTETRVASVPATQTREFFRLLVGGTATVPVGYMNFALTNGGTLAFGIPLDDASGPISGIKGGKIAAFTATTLSHSSGGWSPGVLAAPAAPWAVRFTSGNAAGKLVDIAGNTATTLTLKNADLNALGVAVGDTFELVALDTLGTLFGAATLQGGTTAANADNVQIRTGGTALTYFYDTGLGCWRRSTATANADDTTLRPGSGFALLRRGAAKTVTATGRVLGTAYRQPVANAGATTLTHGFPTDTTLGALAFQTRLGGWRSGTTTTADAVYLHNGTAWAGYVYNGSNWIALSGGAVSNSVPVPAGSLILIQRPGAAAGTTEFVLPLPY, encoded by the coding sequence ATGTTGATCCTCCGCTCTCTCCGTTCCGCCGCCCAGATCGCACTGGCGCTGGTCGCGTCGCTTTGGTTCTCCGCCCTCGCCGGGCAGGCGAAGATTGGTGTCGCCTACCAAATGCAGCTCGGCAACCCGAGCAACGCGACCGGCACCACGAGCGATCACGTCCATTACCTGATCCAGCGCGATCAATACGCGATGGATTACAACGACACTCGCCGCGTGCCGAACTGGGTCAGCTGGGATCTCACGACCGAGGATGTGGGTGGAAGCGGGCGTTCGAATTTCGCCGTCGATCCCGACCTGCCCGCCAGCTTCACGGTCGTTGGCACCGGCGACTATTCCGGCTCCGGCTATGATCGCGGCCACATGTGTCCCTCGGCGGACCGCACGATCGATGCGGCTAACAACAAGATCGTTTTCTACATGACCAACATGGTCCCGCAGACACCGGACAACAATCAGGGCGTGTGGGCCAATTTTGAAACCTACTGCCGCACGCTCGCCTCGCAGGGTAACGAACTGTTGATCACCTGTGGCGGCAGCGGCTTCACCGGCTCCACCATCGCCAGCGGGGTGGGGATTCCCGGTTACGTCTGGAAGATCGTCCTCGTCGTGCCCACGGGTTCGGGAATGGCCATTGATCGCGTCACTTCCTCGACGCGTGTGATCGCGATCAGAATTCCCAACATCGCCGGCGTCCGCAGCGATCCTTGGACGAACTACGTCACCTCTATCGCGCAGATCGAGGCCGACACCGGCTTCACGTTCCTCACCGCGCTACCCTCGGCGACGGCCAACGTCCTTCGCACCAAAGTCGACGGCCAGACCGTCAGCGGCATGCCCGTTATCGCGACGCATCCGGCTTCGCAAACCGTCGCGCTCGGCGGCGCGGTGACCTTCTCCGTCACCGCCACCGGCGATGCCCCGCTCAGTTACCAGTGGTCCAAGGACGACGTGGAAATCCCCGGCGCCACCGGCACTTCGCTGACGTTCAATCCCGTCCAGACCACCGACACCGGCAGCTACACCGTGACGGTGACCAACAACGTCGGCTCGACGACCAGCAGCGCCGCGGTGCTCGACATCACCGGCATCCCGCCATCGATCACGACTGCGCCGACGGCACAGACGGTCTCCGCGGGCACCACCGCGATCTTCAACGTCGTCGCCAGCGGCTCGGCGACGCTCGGCCACCAGTGGCGGAAAAACACGCAACCGCTCTCCAATGGCGGCAACGTTTCCGGCGCCACCTCCGCCACGCTCACGCTCACGAACGTCCAGTCCGCCGACGCGGCCCTCTACGACGTCGTCGTCACCAACTCCGTGAACTCCGCCACGAGCGTCGCCGTCGCCCTGCAGGTCAACGCCGCGGCGCCGACGATCGTCACGCCGCCTGCCGCCACCAGCGTGATCGCCGGCGGCACCGCCACGCTCACCGTCGCCGCGCGCGGCACCACGCCGTTCACCTACCAGTGGAGCAAGGACGGCGTCACGCTCACCGACGGTGGCAACATCTCCGGCGCGGCCACCGCCACGCTGAGCGTCGGCAACGTCAGCAATGCCGACCTCGGCAGCTACACCGTCACGGTCAGCAACGGCATCGGCCTGCCCACCAGCGCGGCCGCGGCGCTCACGCTGAAGACCATTCTCCCCGGCCAGGTCGCCTACGCCGGCGGTTCCTATACCCAGAATTTCGACACCCTGCCCGGCAGCGGCACGTTTACGCTCACCGGCGCGGGGCCGCACGCCTTCGACAGCGCGCCGTTCAACGCCATGGATCTCGGCGGCTGGCACCTCGCGAAATTCGGCGGCACCGGCGCGAATGCGTTGTTCAACATCAGCACCGGCACCAGCACCACCGGCAGCGCTTATTCCTTCGGCGTCGCCGGCGCCAATCCCGTCTCCGATCGCGCGCTCGGCACCATCTCGAGCAACAGCACCATCTCCCGCTTCGGCTTGGTGCTGGTGAACACCACCGGCCGCGCGATCTCGCAATTCACGCTCAGCTACATCGGCGAACAATGGCGCAACGGCGGCAACACCGCCGCGCAGGACCTGGCGTTCGAATACGGCGTCGGTGCCACCAGCATCAACGCCGGCACCTTCACCGTCGCGTCCGCGCTCAAGTTCACCTCGCCCACCGTCGGCAGCACCGCCGCGGCGCTCGACGGCAATGCCAACGCCAACCGCACCGCGATCAGCGCCACCGTGACCGGACTCACGTGGGGCGCCGGCCAGACGCTCGTCCTCCGCTGGACCGACGCGAACGACTCCGGCAACGACCACGCGCTCGCGATCGACGACTTCAGCTTCAGCACGCCCGATCTCGCGCCCACGATCACGCTTTCGCCGAACTCGCGCAATGTCACCGTTGGTGCGAGCGCCACGTTAACTGTCACCGCCACCGGCAACGCCTTGACTTACCAGTGGCGCAAGGGCGGCCAGCCCATCTCCGGCAATGCCACCGCCGCCACCGCGTCGCTGACTCTCTCCAGCGTCACGCTCGCCGACGCCGGCGATTACGACGTTGTCGTCACCAACTCTGGCGGCTCCGCCACCAGCACCGCCGCCGCCGTCTCCGTGCTCACGGTCCAGCAAAACTGGCGCAACACCTACTTCGGCGTGACCGCGAGCACCGGCACCGCCGCCGATGCCGCCGATCCGGACGGCGACGGCATCGCCAATCTCCTCGAATATGCCCTGGGAACCGATCCGACCGTCGCCGGCTCCGCCGTCCTTCCCACCGGCACGTCCGAGGGCGGCAACTTCGTCTTCCGCTACACTCGCCCCGTCGCGACGACCGACCTCGTCTCCATCGTCCAGAAATCCACCGACCTGGCGACGTGGACGACCATCTCCACGACGATCGAATCCTCGAACGCCAGCACCGAGACGCGTGTCGCGTCGGTGCCCGCCACGCAGACGCGGGAGTTCTTCCGTCTGCTCGTTGGCGGCACCGCGACCGTCCCCGTCGGCTACATGAACTTCGCGCTTACGAACGGCGGCACGCTCGCCTTCGGCATTCCGCTCGACGACGCGTCCGGCCCGATCAGTGGCATCAAGGGCGGCAAGATCGCCGCGTTCACCGCCACGACCCTCTCGCACTCCTCCGGCGGCTGGAGCCCCGGCGTGCTCGCCGCCCCCGCCGCGCCGTGGGCCGTGCGTTTCACCAGCGGCAACGCCGCCGGCAAACTCGTCGACATCGCCGGCAACACCGCCACGACGCTCACGCTCAAGAACGCCGACCTCAACGCGCTCGGCGTGGCTGTCGGCGACACCTTCGAACTCGTCGCGCTCGACACCCTCGGCACGCTCTTCGGCGCCGCGACGCTCCAGGGCGGCACCACCGCCGCGAACGCCGACAACGTCCAGATTCGCACCGGCGGCACCGCGCTCACGTATTTCTACGATACGGGTCTCGGTTGCTGGCGCCGTTCCACCGCCACCGCGAACGCCGACGACACCACGCTGCGTCCCGGCTCCGGCTTTGCACTCCTGCGCCGCGGCGCCGCGAAGACCGTGACCGCCACCGGTCGCGTCCTCGGCACCGCCTACCGCCAGCCCGTGGCCAACGCCGGCGCCACCACGCTCACGCATGGCTTCCCGACCGACACCACGCTCGGTGCCCTCGCGTTCCAGACCCGGCTTGGTGGCTGGCGCTCCGGCACCACCACCACCGCCGACGCTGTCTACCTCCACAACGGCACCGCCTGGGCCGGCTACGTCTACAACGGCAGCAACTGGATCGCGCTCTCCGGAGGCGCGGTCAGCAACTCCGTCCCCGTTCCCGCCGGCTCGCTGATCCTCATCCAACGCCCCGGCGCTGCCGCCGGCACCACCGAATTCGTCCTTCCGCTTCCTTACTGA
- a CDS encoding lamin tail domain-containing protein, with product MYLNRLSYLAVKFGGLLTLLASTLHAQLVFTQYYEGASNNKWLEITNVGAASVDLSAYTVSLYSNAAAENWKSGSTSSSNLALIGTLASGSSFLIAHSSAVLPRASSSANVTTTGVAAFNGNDSLVLWNDQASYSTSRIVDALSFTNAGNEGADRAFVRTSLAAGYNLTAGTSVASYSSVWTQVSNATVDAAVAGTDNYLGYSSLSAVPEPSTYAAIFGGLALVGAIVRRRFARR from the coding sequence ATGTATCTCAACCGTCTTTCTTATCTCGCCGTCAAGTTCGGCGGATTGCTCACGCTGCTCGCCAGCACCTTGCACGCGCAGCTGGTCTTCACGCAATACTACGAGGGGGCGAGCAACAACAAGTGGCTCGAAATCACCAATGTCGGTGCCGCCAGCGTCGATCTCAGTGCCTACACTGTTTCTCTCTACTCGAACGCGGCGGCCGAGAACTGGAAGTCCGGTTCCACCTCGTCGTCCAACCTCGCGCTGATCGGCACGCTCGCGTCCGGAAGCTCGTTTCTCATCGCCCACTCCAGCGCGGTGCTGCCGCGGGCCTCCTCCTCGGCCAATGTCACGACGACCGGCGTCGCCGCCTTCAACGGCAACGACAGCTTGGTGCTCTGGAACGATCAGGCGAGCTACTCGACCTCGCGAATCGTCGATGCCCTGAGCTTCACGAACGCGGGCAACGAGGGGGCCGACCGCGCCTTCGTTCGCACCTCCCTCGCGGCGGGCTACAATCTGACCGCCGGCACCAGCGTCGCCAGCTACTCGTCGGTCTGGACGCAAGTGTCGAACGCCACCGTCGACGCCGCGGTCGCCGGCACCGACAACTATCTTGGTTACTCGAGTCTCTCCGCCGTCCCAGAGCCGTCCACCTATGCCGCGATTTTCGGCGGATTGGCGCTGGTCGGCGCAATTGTCCGCCGCCGTTTTGCCCGCCGCTGA